The following nucleotide sequence is from Corynebacterium hindlerae.
CGAGCAGATCACAAACGCTAAGCACATTGCTATCCCAGGGTGCTTTCCAACCGGCGCTACGTTAGCCCTTCTCCCGGCCGTACAAGCTGGCCTGATTGAGCCGACGATCAACCTGGTGTCCATCACTGGCGTCTCTGGCGCAGGCAAGAAAGCAAACGTAGCGATGCTCGGCGCGGAAACCATGGGCAACGTCAAGGCCTATAACACCGGCGGCAAGCACCGCCACACCCCAGAAGTAATCCAGAACCTGAAAGAGGTCACGGACCAGGACGTAACCGTCAGCTTCACTCCGGTGCTTGCACCTATGCCACGCGGAATCCTCACCACCGCGACCGCACCCCTGATTTCCGATCAGGATCCACACGAGGTGTACGAGGCGTTTTACCAGAACGAACCATTCGTGGAGGTCCTGCCGGTGGGAGAGCAGCCACAAACCAAGAACGTGGTGGGATCCAACAGCGTCCACATCCAGGTGGAGGCGAACCGTGACGCGGGCGTGCTGCTGGTGACCAGTGCGATCGATAATTTGACCAAGGGCACCGCGGGGGCTGCCGTGCAGTGCATGAACTTGGCAGTTGGCTTTACTGAAACTGCAGGCCTGCCGCTTACCGGCCTGGCACCTTAAGGAGGAACGAGATGTCTATTACCACGCCACAGGGCTTCCTCGCCGCCGGTATTACCGCTGGCATTAAACCATCCGGGAACCCGGACATGGCCCTCGTCGTCAACGAAGGCCCGCACTTCGTCGCCGCCGGCGTCTTCACCCGCAACCGCGTCACGGCCGCCCCGGTCAAGCTGTCAAAGCAGGCGCTTGCCGACGGCCAGCTCCGCGCAATCGTGTACAACTCCGGCAACGCTAATGCCTGCAACGGCGCCCAAGGTGACGCGGACGCCCAGGCCACGGTGGAAGCTGTCGCTCAGCAGCTCGGCGTGCAGGTCACGGACGTTGCAGCGTGCTCTACTGGTTTGATCGGCGAACCAATGCCCATGGATCTGGTGTTGGACGGTGCCCGGAAGCTGTGTGAGAACCTTGGGGACTTCGGTAGCGCCGCGGCTGAGGCCATCATGACCACGGACACGGTGAAG
It contains:
- the argC gene encoding N-acetyl-gamma-glutamyl-phosphate reductase produces the protein MTLNVAIAGASGYAGGEILRLLLNHPAYISGDLTIGALTGGSNAGQSLGDLMPHLPQLRDRRLVDTNKDTLAGHDVVFLGLPHGHSAEIAQQLGEDTVILDCAADFRLQNSADWEKFYGSPHAGIWPYGIPEMPGHREQITNAKHIAIPGCFPTGATLALLPAVQAGLIEPTINLVSITGVSGAGKKANVAMLGAETMGNVKAYNTGGKHRHTPEVIQNLKEVTDQDVTVSFTPVLAPMPRGILTTATAPLISDQDPHEVYEAFYQNEPFVEVLPVGEQPQTKNVVGSNSVHIQVEANRDAGVLLVTSAIDNLTKGTAGAAVQCMNLAVGFTETAGLPLTGLAP